The segment TATTGAGGTGTACAGTATTGATGAAGCATTTGCGGAAGTTTCCACCAACACCTTTTCTGATTTAGAGGAGTATGGACGCCACATCAAAGAGACGGTTTATAAGTGGACGGGAATTCCGGTTTCTGTAGGTATTGCCCCGAGTAAAACACTGGCCAAAATCGCTAATGAAACAGCGAAGAGAAATCCCGTTTATAATGGTGTTTTGAGCTTGTGTGATAACCCCGTCGTAGATCAAATCCTGAAAAACATGCCGTTGCAAAAAGTATGGGGAATCGGGCATGGACTCACGGTCCGCTTAAACCGGTTTGACGTAAAGACCGCCTACGATCTTAAACAGAAAGTCGATTATAAACGATGGGTCCGAAAGCACCTGAATGTGACGGGACTACGAACGGTGCTGGAGCTCAACGGACTCCCTTGTATGAAACTAAGCGATGCCCTCGATTCCCGTAAAGGCATTCTTACCTCCCGCATGTTTGGGAAGCCCCTGTACAACCTGGAACCCATTCAGGAAGCGGTAGCCACGTACATAAGTCGTGCCGGAGAAAAGCTGCGTGCCCAGAAAAGCGTGGCATCCTGCATGCATGTTACACTGATTGGAGACCGCTACGACAACCTGAAGGGTAAGTATAAATATGGTGGCGGCCACTTTTTCCAGGTTCCTACGGCCCACACCCCAACTATGATTCAAGCCGGAATGGCCATTTCAAAATCGGTATTCCAGCCGGACACCAAGTTCAAAAAAGCAGCGGTAATGTTAACCGGGATTGTACCCCACAGCGAAGTACAAATGGACTTATTTGATCCCGAATTATATACGCAGAAGCAGTTTCACTTAATGAATTGCATAGATCAGATTAACACACGCCACGGCAGGAACACCGCTGCCTTCGCCGCCACTGGGCAACATCGAAAAAACAGCGAAGAGGCAAATTGGAAAATGAACCAAAATTATCTGAGTAAAAGATATACCACTGAATGGAAAGACATTATGACGGCTAAAACGAAGTGAATAGTGATGGGGTGATATAGTGATATAGTGATATTTTTTTGGTCACTTCATCACTTCTGCGGCTTCTTTGCCCAGCTGCATGCCTAACGCCACTCCCATTCCACTGAGGCCGGCTACCACCGATGTCTTATTATTGATGCGCTGCAACATCGGGCTTTTAGTGCTCGTGAAACCCATAATTCCCGACCATTCCGTGTCAATCTCCCAACCCTCGGGAAGCCTTAAAACATCATTTGCGAATGATGTAAGGCTTTTTTTGATTTTTTGGTTCGTCCCAAACTCAGTTGTTGTTTCAACATCAATGTCTAAACTTCGGGCTCCTCCGAGAAGAAATCGATCCCCTTCCACTCCCCGGAAATAATAGTAGCCACGATCAAAGTGATAGGTGCCTTTCCACTGCAGGTTAGGGATGGGTTTTGTCACAAACACGAATCCACGGCCGGGCTTTATATCAATATCATCGAGAAGGGTTGATGTGAATGAGTTGGTAGCTACAGCCAGTTGCTCGCCTTCAAGCTCAATACCGTTTTCAAGAATCAGTACTCCATTGTCCTGATCTATACTTTCTACCTGCGACTGCCACCGGAATTCCACGCCCGCTGCCAGATTCTTTTCATAAAGAGTCCGCATCATTTTACCGGGGTGCAGACAACCTTCCTGTTTTATACTAATTGCCGGAAATCCATTATGCTCGCACTTTTGATAGACCTCCTCTAACCCGGCCGCTTCCCTCAGCCACCGGTTACAAATATCGAGATGCTCTAAAGCCTGTTCATAAACCCGGGCATCAGTGAAAATTTCATAAGCCCCGGGTTCCCGGTAACCAATGTTTTTATCACCCAGAGTCTGGCGCAGTAATCCCAATCCATGTATTCTTCTCCGGATGCGATCAATGATCTTGCTCTCTTCCTCAATCTCCATGTCAGCCATATGTTCGGTCACCGAACCGAAGCATGCGAAACCGGCATTTCGGGTACTGGCGCCGATGGGATAGAATCCACGATCCACCACCAGTACTTTTTTGGCCGGGTTATTTTTTTTAAAAAAATGAGCGATAGACTGTCCCGTCAGGCCGGCACCCAGCACAATTAAGTCAAACTTCCGGCCATATAGTTTGGACTCCCAATAAGATCGTTCAGCCTGTATCATTTGTGGTCAAAAACTAAAGAAGCCATGAGTGGAGTTGCAACCTCAAAAAACCGGTCATCAACATTATATTTTGGATGATGCCATGGATATTTGGAATCATATTCTTCGCTTCCACTTCCCACAAAAAAGAACGCTCCGGGAAAATGCTCCTGATAGAATGCAAAGTCTTCTCCGGCCATAATTGGGCGTTTTAACTCAATAGCCGATTCTTCGCCAAACAAGCCGGCCATAGTCTCAAGCACAGTACGGGCTTCTTTCTCTGTATTTATCACCGGCGGATATCCTTTGTTCAATTGAAACTTGTAGCTGCCTCCGGCCGATTCCGTGATTCCTTTTACCAACGCTTCCAATCGGTTATGAACTAAGTCTGCAGTTTCGGCCGTAAGCGTTCTGGCTGTTCCCCAAAGTTTTACTTTCTCGGGGATGATGTTATGAGCCGTCCCCCCCTCGACCCTTCCTACTGTAACCACTACCGGTTCGGTTGGGTCCACGCTTCGGCTGGCTATGGTTTGAACCGCGTTGATATACTGGGCGGATAAAACCACCGGATCAATCGCTTCGTGTGCCCGGGCTGCATGTCCGCCTTTACCAATAATCTCAACTTCGAATTCATCGGGTGCTGCCATCAACGGGCCGACTTTGGTAGCAATAGTGCCGGGCTTGTGCATGGGGGAGGTATGCAATCCATAAATAGCTTGTACTCCCTGATCTTGGAGGAAACCCGTTTCACTTAAAAGCCTTCCGCCTCCGGGCAGCTTCTCCTCCCCCGGTTGAAATACAAGCAGAACTTTTCCTTCAATTTCAGCCTGAAGCTCCTTCAAAATTTTAGCAGCCGTCAGTAAGTTGGAAGTGTGAGCATCGTGACCGCAACAATGTGCAGCTCCGGGATTTTGGGATATAAAATCTTTTTTTGCTTCCCCATTTTCCTCCATGGCCAGCGCATCAATATCTGCCCGGAGAGCAATCACACGGTCTGATTTTTTTCCCCCTTCTATTATCCCCACGCAACCTGTTTCAAGGGGACTTTCAAATGGAATGCCAATTTTCTCCAACTCAGATTTAATGAACTTTGTGGTCTCAAATTCTTTATAACTAACCTCCGGATGCCGGTGTAAATATCTGCGCGTTTCGACCGCGTACTGGATATATTTATCAGTGAGTTGTTTAATTTGGGAATGCATGCGTATTCTTTGAATTCAAACGTTTGCTGATGATAAGGATATTATCTGATTCAACGTAACCTTTACAGCAGCGAATCGTACCTTTACGGGTCACAAAAACAGAAGGACACATGAAGAGAACATCCTGGGAAATAATATTAGCCGGCCTTTTTTTTGTAGGTATTGCCTTATACATCGTAGGGCAGCACTCTGAACCTGAAAAGCCCAAACGCACAGCCTTTGCAAGCGATAGCATTCGCATAAACATAGATGGTGAAAAGCTGCATGTTGTTGAGCTTAAGAAACTCGAGAACCTTGAAAATTTAGAGAATCTGAAGAACCTCGAGAACTTGAAGAATCTCAAAAACCTCAAGAATATCACTAATTTCTTGCCAGTCGAAATTCAGGAAGAGATTGAAGCTGAGATCAACCAAGCCCTGGAAGAACTTGAACAGGAAGGCATCAATGTTGATATAAATCGTGAAGAGGGAATTGTTTCCATTAACAAAGAAATGGCGGCAAGCCCCGGAAACTGGACGGTAGTTTCACCGGGTGTTTTTGCTTATGTGAAAGAGTTTGATGCTTCAAACGTAGAGCTTACCAATATTAAATTACCCTTTGGCTCTGTCACAATTAAAGGCAGTCAGGGAAATCAGATTAGATTTACTGTTGAAGCGTCAGGACAAGTTTCAACAAAGGCAGATCTTGAATCGAGGATTAATACTTCAGCGAACATCAACTCAGGTAGTGCCAACTTTGAAATAAGCAGCCAAAGAGCTTTATCGAAAGATCAAAACATTCATTTACAGGCCACATTGATTATCCCGGAAACCATGAAAGTTTCTTCCATAACACAGGCCGGGCATATAACCTCAGATAATGTAACCGGAGAACAAGTATATGAAACCAGGGGCGGACACATTAATCTTACAAATGTAACCGGAGATATAAGTGCCAAAACCAGTGGAGGTCATATCACCGTAAACAATTCAGAAGGAAAACTTAACCTGCGCTCTCTTGGCGGACATATAAAGGCTCAGAATATTGTCGGATCAGTATTAATGAAAACTTCCGGCGGAAATTTAGTTGCTGAAGAACTATCCGGTTCTGTACAGGCACAGACAAATGGCGGTAATATTGAGCTTCACTTTGTGGATCTTCAAAATTCATCACAGGCAACCACCGGTGCCGGCACCATATCTATTCTCGTCCCCCTATCAACCAATGCAATGTTTGACTTATCCGGAAATAAAGTTGAAATCGGTGGTGACCTTAACTTTCAGGGGGAGCAGTCATCAGGGGCAGCTAATGGTAAAATCGGTTCGGGAGAGGCTTCAGTTTCAGCAAAAACAAACTATGGAAGAGTTACATTGAAGTCTTCAAATTAGACCCTCTTTTCTTTAACCCTCCTTAAAAGAGCATTCAATCTCTTTCTTTGACATCAAAGAGTTTACAAAAGTTAGAATTCTGAACATTTCTCAGTGTATGCCATTGGCATATGTGCATATAACATGCATAAATCGCTAATAAAAGATAAGGAGAGGTTACTTTTATGAGTACACTCAAAAAAATAAGTACAGGATTATTCGCAGCTTTATTCGGAGTATTCACAATTGCGATGACAGCACAAACGACTAACCCTGATCAAGAGTACACGCAGGCTGAAGCTAAAGAAGATGTTACTTTAATCGGAACGGTTATAGATGCTAAAACAGAAAAACCTATACCTGAGGTAGAGGTTGAAATCACAAAAATAGATGAATCCCCTGAAACAAATAAAGAGGGCGAATTCATAACTGAAGACTTAACTACCGGTGAAACCTACACTCTGAAAATTGACCATGATGGCTATAAAGAGTACAAGAAAAAGGTAAAAACAACCAAAATGGAATCACCTACTATAGAAGTGGTTGTAGAGCTTAAACCAGTTGAGAAGGAATAAGTACCTACTCACTTAATTCTATTTCAAAAAAGGGCTTTAAGCAATTAAAGCCCTTTTTTAAATATGCTTACAGAAGTCTACTAGATTGAGGATGAACAGAATGACCGGTTTCTAAATGATTACTGATGCATTATCTTTGGCTTTATGACACCTAAAGTTCACCAAACCAAAGACGGTTCTTCAACTCTCTATTCAGATAGTTTTGAACAATTTTATCATAATCCGAATGGAGCGGCATCAGAAAGCCTGCATGTTTTTTTTGAAACACCGGGATTGCTTTCATACCTGGATACAGCTGATTCATTAACCATTTTAGAAATTGGGTTTGGCACCGGATTGAATTTCCTGCTGCTGCTTGATATCCTTAAACAGAAAGAGCTTAATATACCCGTAGAATTTTGGTCGGTAGAGGCTTTTCCCGTTGACCGGAGCACCTCATCTGAGTTCAACTTCAAAGAACATCTTAAACATCCGGAACTCAATGATCTGCTACCGGGCATTTTTGATGGACTCAAACCGGGATTGAATAAGCTCCACCCCTTGCCAGGCTTAAGCGCAACGTTGAATCTCTTTTATGGAAAGTTTGAGGATTTTTCTCCGGAGAATGTACAAGCCGATTTCATCTTTCACGATCCCTTTTCACCCGAAGTAAATGAAGAGCTTTGGACCGGACATACCTTTGAACGGCTGGCTTCATATTCTAAAAAAGAAGCGGTTCTCGCCACCTACTGCGCAGCTTCAAAAGCCCGTGGAGCCATGTGCGCTGCCGGGTGGAAAGTTGCTCGTTCACAGGGCGCTTTGGGTAAACGGGAAATGACGGTTGCTTCGCTTACCCCGGAACCACTGACTGCATTCAAAAGAGTTAACGAAGAGAGATTAGCTGAACGCTACAACACCGGAGATTTCGACTAACCCAGAAATTGAGAGCCAAAATCATCTATTTATG is part of the Gracilimonas sediminicola genome and harbors:
- a CDS encoding carboxypeptidase-like regulatory domain-containing protein, with the translated sequence MSTLKKISTGLFAALFGVFTIAMTAQTTNPDQEYTQAEAKEDVTLIGTVIDAKTEKPIPEVEVEITKIDESPETNKEGEFITEDLTTGETYTLKIDHDGYKEYKKKVKTTKMESPTIEVVVELKPVEKE
- a CDS encoding NAD(P)/FAD-dependent oxidoreductase gives rise to the protein MIQAERSYWESKLYGRKFDLIVLGAGLTGQSIAHFFKKNNPAKKVLVVDRGFYPIGASTRNAGFACFGSVTEHMADMEIEEESKIIDRIRRRIHGLGLLRQTLGDKNIGYREPGAYEIFTDARVYEQALEHLDICNRWLREAAGLEEVYQKCEHNGFPAISIKQEGCLHPGKMMRTLYEKNLAAGVEFRWQSQVESIDQDNGVLILENGIELEGEQLAVATNSFTSTLLDDIDIKPGRGFVFVTKPIPNLQWKGTYHFDRGYYYFRGVEGDRFLLGGARSLDIDVETTTEFGTNQKIKKSLTSFANDVLRLPEGWEIDTEWSGIMGFTSTKSPMLQRINNKTSVVAGLSGMGVALGMQLGKEAAEVMK
- a CDS encoding Y-family DNA polymerase, whose translation is MILNLENFNNRSSIAYAMIDCNNFYASCERAFNPSLEGKPIVILSNNDGCVIARSEEAKDLDIPMGAPEFKFRTFFREKNVTVRSSNYPLYGDMSNRVMETLRHLTHDIEVYSIDEAFAEVSTNTFSDLEEYGRHIKETVYKWTGIPVSVGIAPSKTLAKIANETAKRNPVYNGVLSLCDNPVVDQILKNMPLQKVWGIGHGLTVRLNRFDVKTAYDLKQKVDYKRWVRKHLNVTGLRTVLELNGLPCMKLSDALDSRKGILTSRMFGKPLYNLEPIQEAVATYISRAGEKLRAQKSVASCMHVTLIGDRYDNLKGKYKYGGGHFFQVPTAHTPTMIQAGMAISKSVFQPDTKFKKAAVMLTGIVPHSEVQMDLFDPELYTQKQFHLMNCIDQINTRHGRNTAAFAATGQHRKNSEEANWKMNQNYLSKRYTTEWKDIMTAKTK
- a CDS encoding DUF4097 domain-containing protein, producing the protein MKRTSWEIILAGLFFVGIALYIVGQHSEPEKPKRTAFASDSIRINIDGEKLHVVELKKLENLENLENLKNLENLKNLKNLKNITNFLPVEIQEEIEAEINQALEELEQEGINVDINREEGIVSINKEMAASPGNWTVVSPGVFAYVKEFDASNVELTNIKLPFGSVTIKGSQGNQIRFTVEASGQVSTKADLESRINTSANINSGSANFEISSQRALSKDQNIHLQATLIIPETMKVSSITQAGHITSDNVTGEQVYETRGGHINLTNVTGDISAKTSGGHITVNNSEGKLNLRSLGGHIKAQNIVGSVLMKTSGGNLVAEELSGSVQAQTNGGNIELHFVDLQNSSQATTGAGTISILVPLSTNAMFDLSGNKVEIGGDLNFQGEQSSGAANGKIGSGEASVSAKTNYGRVTLKSSN
- the mnmD gene encoding tRNA (5-methylaminomethyl-2-thiouridine)(34)-methyltransferase MnmD is translated as MTPKVHQTKDGSSTLYSDSFEQFYHNPNGAASESLHVFFETPGLLSYLDTADSLTILEIGFGTGLNFLLLLDILKQKELNIPVEFWSVEAFPVDRSTSSEFNFKEHLKHPELNDLLPGIFDGLKPGLNKLHPLPGLSATLNLFYGKFEDFSPENVQADFIFHDPFSPEVNEELWTGHTFERLASYSKKEAVLATYCAASKARGAMCAAGWKVARSQGALGKREMTVASLTPEPLTAFKRVNEERLAERYNTGDFD
- a CDS encoding M20 metallopeptidase family protein, whose protein sequence is MHSQIKQLTDKYIQYAVETRRYLHRHPEVSYKEFETTKFIKSELEKIGIPFESPLETGCVGIIEGGKKSDRVIALRADIDALAMEENGEAKKDFISQNPGAAHCCGHDAHTSNLLTAAKILKELQAEIEGKVLLVFQPGEEKLPGGGRLLSETGFLQDQGVQAIYGLHTSPMHKPGTIATKVGPLMAAPDEFEVEIIGKGGHAARAHEAIDPVVLSAQYINAVQTIASRSVDPTEPVVVTVGRVEGGTAHNIIPEKVKLWGTARTLTAETADLVHNRLEALVKGITESAGGSYKFQLNKGYPPVINTEKEARTVLETMAGLFGEESAIELKRPIMAGEDFAFYQEHFPGAFFFVGSGSEEYDSKYPWHHPKYNVDDRFFEVATPLMASLVFDHK